In the genome of Nonlabens sp. MB-3u-79, one region contains:
- a CDS encoding DUF2199 domain-containing protein — translation MGIFDIFKRKEKSTRFECSTCGQVHDELPALGFLSPLYYDTLNEKDKKEIAELSSDFCEIKNEDQTDRFIRTTLTIKINDACEDLDYGIWVSLSEKSFNEYQSEFKNNVEGKTYFGMISNEIPDYEESTLGIHVNVNTRSGGVRPEIIPHQNEHKLISDWENGITIKEAEKRIERMTNSLTEIKPEKLNKDQTRIEFKKFVGDEKYNHFILTLYEAFPLREKLFFWQEELLQNFSNEFDIEPILFENVHEIFNYCPIHDFELKKDNVKIADGNDIIPKISYEREKELFPMANINAPRDLERFNYPKDVDVVYCEKCRELKNKNVAQHRI, via the coding sequence ATGGGGATTTTTGACATTTTTAAGAGAAAAGAGAAATCTACAAGATTTGAATGTTCGACTTGTGGTCAAGTTCACGATGAACTACCAGCTCTTGGGTTTCTGTCACCATTGTATTACGATACTTTAAATGAAAAAGACAAGAAAGAAATAGCCGAATTATCATCTGATTTTTGTGAAATTAAAAACGAAGACCAAACTGACAGATTTATACGAACAACTTTGACAATCAAAATCAATGATGCGTGCGAAGATTTGGATTACGGAATTTGGGTTTCTTTGAGCGAAAAGAGTTTTAATGAATATCAATCTGAATTTAAAAACAACGTTGAAGGAAAAACCTATTTCGGAATGATTAGTAACGAAATTCCTGATTACGAAGAAAGTACTTTAGGTATTCACGTAAATGTGAATACTCGAAGTGGCGGAGTAAGACCTGAAATAATTCCTCACCAAAACGAACATAAACTCATTTCCGACTGGGAAAATGGAATTACAATTAAGGAAGCTGAAAAACGAATAGAACGAATGACAAATTCGTTAACCGAAATTAAACCTGAAAAATTAAATAAAGACCAAACTAGAATAGAATTTAAAAAATTTGTCGGAGATGAAAAATATAATCATTTCATTTTGACACTTTATGAAGCGTTTCCATTAAGAGAGAAATTATTCTTTTGGCAAGAAGAATTGCTTCAGAATTTTTCGAATGAATTTGATATTGAACCAATTCTATTTGAAAATGTCCACGAGATATTTAACTATTGTCCAATCCACGACTTTGAGTTGAAAAAGGATAACGTGAAAATCGCAGATGGAAATGACATAATTCCAAAAATTTCATACGAAAGAGAAAAAGAGCTTTTTCCAATGGCAAATATTAATGCACCTAGAGACTTGGAAAGATTTAATTATCCGAAAGATGTTGACGTTGTTTATTGCGAAAAATGTAGGGAATTGAAGAATAAAAACGTTGCACAACACCGTATATAA
- a CDS encoding peptidyl-alpha-hydroxyglycine alpha-amidating lyase family protein: MKFKQNTILFFLLSILILGCKDSEKNKPEQKTKNSDSYVLVSDWPNLPSDFILGNPTGLGINSENNIVVFHRASRVWQEPLPEDKIQENTITVIDKQTGKVLNSWGANLFIMPHGLEIDKENNIWVTDVALHQIFKFSSDGALLLTLGEAQVAGNDKEHFNLPTDVAVSADGSFYVSDGYGNSRVIKFSTDGKYLFEWGKFGNKQGEFNIPHGIDLDKNGFVYVADRENNRIQKFDSKGNFITLWQNQSTDQLYSVTIDNKKNHLFGIDYWIDNDTIVKGSDIFRFDLDVNLQKQFGRTGFYEGPISRYHDIQIDDKGSIYVGDILGNRVQKFKLK, from the coding sequence ATGAAATTTAAACAAAATACTATTCTTTTTTTTCTTCTATCAATTCTAATTTTAGGATGCAAGGACTCTGAAAAAAACAAACCAGAACAAAAAACTAAAAATTCTGATTCTTATGTTTTAGTTAGCGATTGGCCAAATTTACCTAGTGATTTCATTTTAGGAAATCCAACTGGACTCGGAATCAACTCTGAAAACAATATTGTGGTTTTTCATAGAGCGAGTAGGGTTTGGCAAGAACCATTGCCAGAAGATAAAATTCAAGAAAACACTATTACGGTTATTGATAAACAAACAGGTAAAGTCTTAAATAGTTGGGGAGCGAATTTATTCATAATGCCACACGGATTAGAAATTGATAAAGAAAATAATATCTGGGTAACAGATGTTGCCCTTCATCAAATTTTTAAATTCAGTTCGGATGGAGCTCTACTTTTGACTTTAGGCGAAGCTCAAGTAGCTGGAAATGACAAAGAACATTTCAATCTTCCGACAGATGTAGCCGTGTCTGCTGATGGCTCTTTTTATGTAAGCGATGGATATGGCAACAGTAGAGTTATTAAATTTTCAACAGACGGAAAATACTTATTTGAATGGGGCAAATTCGGAAATAAACAAGGGGAATTCAATATTCCGCACGGAATTGATTTAGATAAAAATGGATTTGTTTATGTTGCTGACCGAGAAAATAATCGAATTCAAAAGTTTGATAGTAAGGGAAATTTTATCACGCTCTGGCAAAACCAGTCAACTGACCAATTATATTCCGTAACCATTGATAATAAGAAAAACCACTTGTTTGGAATAGATTACTGGATTGATAATGATACTATTGTTAAAGGCTCTGATATTTTTCGCTTTGATTTAGATGTAAACCTTCAAAAGCAGTTTGGTAGAACTGGATTTTATGAAGGTCCAATTTCGAGATATCACGATATTCAAATTGATGATAAAGGAAGTATTTATGTTGGAGATATTTTGGGAAATAGAGTTCAGAAATTTAAATTAAAATAA